In the Actinomycetota bacterium genome, one interval contains:
- the upp gene encoding uracil phosphoribosyltransferase yields MTVTVVDHPLAQHLLLSLRDETTAPEQFRHVTKRLTTLLMLQATVDFPTREETVTTPLENTQGRVLDGALVAVPILRAGLGMLDAVVELFPTVRVGYLGLERDEATFEPSEYYAKLPRLEEALTFVLDPMLATGGSANAALDSVKEAGASSIRMVSIVAAPEGVAALQQRHPDVEIVTASVDRELNRSAYIVPGLGDFGDRLFGTEP; encoded by the coding sequence GTGACTGTGACGGTGGTCGATCACCCGCTGGCACAACACCTCTTGCTCTCACTGCGCGACGAAACGACGGCGCCCGAGCAGTTCCGGCACGTTACGAAGCGCCTCACGACGCTGCTCATGCTTCAGGCGACGGTCGACTTCCCCACACGCGAGGAAACGGTTACTACACCGCTCGAGAACACGCAGGGCCGCGTCCTGGACGGTGCGCTGGTGGCGGTTCCGATCCTGCGGGCGGGGCTCGGGATGCTAGACGCCGTGGTGGAGCTGTTCCCGACGGTGCGCGTCGGCTACCTCGGCCTCGAGCGCGACGAGGCAACCTTCGAGCCGTCGGAGTACTACGCGAAGCTGCCGCGCCTCGAGGAGGCGCTGACGTTCGTGCTGGACCCGATGCTCGCGACAGGCGGCTCCGCGAACGCCGCTCTGGACTCCGTCAAGGAAGCCGGTGCTTCCTCTATCCGGATGGTGTCGATCGTGGCCGCGCCCGAGGGAGTGGCGGCCCTCCAGCAGAGACACCCGGACGTGGAGATAGTGACGGCGTCGGTCGACCGGGAGCTGAACCGCTCCGCCTACATCGTCCCGGGACTCGGCGACTTCGGCGACCGATTGTTCGGAACCGAGCCTTAG
- a CDS encoding alpha/beta hydrolase: protein MPSFGYALANGIRLFYVEEGTGPLVLFLHGFPEYSYSWRNQLGPVADAGFRAVAIDLPGFGRSDKPDVEYDVLWVAQCVADVITALGHEKAVVVGHDWGGLIAWPFARLHPERTAGVVGLNTPDLPRPPVPPTIYIRGSGASQNDYILQFQKRGPAEDLFERDPEGFLRFFFTGPACVRKEVFTDEVIAAYVDAFRMKGSITPPLEYYRNLDRNWDLTEDLADIKIEVPCLMITAEGDPVLHPGLATGMEARVPDLETVLITNCGHWTQQEQPEETNRHLVGYLKRLSRWT, encoded by the coding sequence ATGCCCAGCTTCGGCTACGCGCTCGCTAACGGGATCCGGCTCTTCTACGTCGAAGAGGGCACCGGCCCACTGGTCCTGTTCCTGCACGGGTTTCCCGAGTACTCCTATTCGTGGCGCAACCAGCTGGGACCGGTCGCCGACGCCGGGTTCCGCGCCGTCGCCATAGACCTCCCCGGCTTTGGGCGCTCCGACAAGCCCGACGTCGAATACGACGTCCTGTGGGTGGCACAGTGCGTGGCCGACGTGATCACCGCGCTCGGCCACGAGAAGGCGGTCGTGGTCGGCCACGACTGGGGCGGGCTGATCGCGTGGCCGTTCGCGCGGCTGCATCCGGAGCGCACCGCCGGGGTCGTCGGCCTCAACACCCCCGACCTTCCTCGCCCTCCGGTTCCCCCGACGATCTACATCCGGGGCTCGGGGGCCTCGCAGAACGACTACATCCTGCAGTTCCAGAAGCGGGGCCCCGCCGAAGACCTCTTCGAGCGAGACCCGGAAGGCTTCCTCCGCTTCTTCTTCACCGGCCCCGCCTGCGTGCGCAAAGAGGTCTTTACCGACGAGGTGATCGCCGCCTACGTCGACGCCTTCCGGATGAAGGGCTCGATCACGCCTCCGCTCGAGTACTACCGGAACCTCGACCGCAACTGGGACCTGACCGAGGACCTAGCCGACATCAAGATCGAGGTTCCGTGTCTGATGATCACCGCCGAAGGGGATCCCGTGCTGCATCCGGGGTTGGCCACGGGGATGGAGGCGCGCGTCCCGGACCTAGAGACCGTGCTGATCACGAACTGCGGTCACTGGACGCAACAAGAGCAACCGGAGGAGACCAACCGCCACCTCGTCGGCTACCTGAAGCGCCTGTCGCGCTGGACCTGA